Genomic segment of Populus nigra chromosome 6, ddPopNigr1.1, whole genome shotgun sequence:
GCTTAGCCCAGccccaaaaacaataaaaaattaaaaaaattaaaaaaatagaaaaaaataaaaaaaaatagaaaaaaataaaaaaatagaaaatagaaaaaatagaaaatatgtgtatgcatgaataaaaataatataaatttacggGTTTATTCACCAACGCCAGAGTCGGGAGTAAAATACtggtttaagtttatattatttttatttgttatattttattcagaaaaaaatatatgtgcatgtatgaaaataattttatttatttatttatttactgacgccagagtcaagaataaaaacactgatttaattattattttttgtttttttatttaactacataagaaatagaaaaatatgtgaacgcataataaaatgaatttagtttatttgtttattcactagcgttagagtcaggaataaaaaaatattgatccaaatttattttatagctacgtgATAATTACCAACGTCAAAGTTGGAATtatccgtagttgaatattcactaacGCCAAAGTCAGGAATATTGCGAATAAACCATTAGAGCATAAACAAGTaaaatttagcaatttaagacaaaaacagcaatgcagtttgccttaggcagaacgtttaaggggtgctaatatcttccattttacgtaaccagtcccgaaccatagaatctctgttgaccagttagggttcctagtgaccataatactaggtggcgactaccaaacaagaccttttcccctaaaagaacaagatgccagataatctgttctttttccaattatcaagaatttaattttagagccgccgcgatgtcgggtgcgacaaacatgatcttgatatgaagaaccaagattcctaaatgaatggcaaatatctccttttataggctaaaattcagaactattcatttggtaattgattattgatgtagtggccaactattgatttagtggacttggtggacaacagcactcaagcattttggctggataaATTGACATTaatgcaatcagaatttggcaaagtgttcccatgaaagttgttggcaatcatcttatctttccactcATAACATttcagagcatttggatcactagagctcgagatatggctaaaatattGAGTAGTGTTGTTGGTGGACGGGTGAATAGCCCTCAAGCTTTTGtttggatgaaatgtcattgttaccTTCAGATTTCGAGCAGgtcttcttcatgaaagttgttggaaattatcttttccttccacccaccaaatttcACGTCATTTGgccttctagaactccagatatggatAAAATTTTGATcagtgtttgggctggattgcaggacagattttgacttctcttttgtggccaaactttggaTTTAAAAACGTCAGATTTGGATCTTacactattcatgaacattgtaagcctatttcttatctttctatccatataaattaaactgaaatccaagatgTACAGCTCCAAAtatgatccaataacttaatagtgttccaatttgaattgactcggtatctcttttctaagtttcgccttttctttgtcctttcactttcaatagttaatcacatcaatcaatcctttgaattgtgagatatgcctacatttaaaatgagcatttaccataaattaaagttattttatattatcagacttgttattataaactatgctctagttaaggagttattgatacttcaagtgcaaaataatgatataaaaccttgataaaaatgcacttttaagtaccaatcattttttatttaaaaatacattataataatatatatatttatttattaaaaattatttttaacaccagtatatcaaaacaacttaaaaaataatatttttaaaaaataaattttaagggaGCACCATACAAAACACGCCCTGGCTTTGCTCGGGACAATGCACCTTTTCATTTCATATAATGtcataattcaatttttgtctctttttatttttattttattctttctatttatttttatttttactatattttctataaaaacgataataaaaattaagaaaaaacaaatgaaaaaatgataataaaaaatgacgatgaaaaaactaattatgaaaaacaaataaatattgaaatgaatgaagaataaattaatatttgggTCGAGACaatataaattgaaagtttggggacttaattaaactttggattagtttaattaattaagtcaagagtttaattgaagaattgataagtttggaggcttaattgaacttaaaattagtttaattaatgaaatcagggtcTTAATTGAAAACAACATCAAATTTTGGGGCTGAATTCAGTCAAAATTGCAAGGAATTAAAGTTCAAGAATCAAAGTGAAAAAGCAGGGGTAGTGTAGGgagcttaattgatttttcaagaggtagttttgaaagaattaaaagttgaagagtTAATTAAGGACTGGATTGAAACATTTAGAATACAAGGACTGTTTTGTAAAAGACTCTAAACTCCAATGGTCCTATTGCAAACAATTTATCCAGGGCACggaattacaaaacaaaaggagcGAATTTCCTGATTAaggggcttaattacaaaattgaaaaacatctgTGAGCAAAATGAAAATGACCATTTCCCATTTCAAAACGGTGTCGTTTCAAAGAGACACCACCTTATTCATGACACCAGGGAAGCCGTTTCAGCAGGAAGAAGAAGGAACAATTCGCTCAGCTGCCCATGATGCAATACGTTACTGAAACGTATGGCATTCTCCggctataaagccagagaaagaAAGGCCACGAGGGAGGAGAACCCAGATCAGGGGGGAAGAATAAACGCAAAAACCAGGAGAGGAGAAGACAGACGCAAACTGAGAGCAAACCGAGAGAACCAGAGGACGAACTGAGAGACCAAAAGGAATAGGGAAAACCCACAAACAGGGGAACGAAAAAAAACACGCaggagagagagtgagagagaccgagagaaagagggagagacagagaaaaactaaaacagaaaaaaagaacagaaaaggaaGCGAAAGGCAACAGAGAAGAACGACGAAATGAACAGTTGAAACAGGTAAGTCTTCCTGTTCCCTCCcccaaatttaattaattcacgCTTGCGGAGAAAAGAAGACCAGGCGGGTTACTGGTCTGAAACCAGTAACCGTACTGGGCCAGTCTGGTTGGTCCAAGCAGCCcaaaaaatcagaaaacaacTGGGATTAAGTCGTGCTGGGCCAGGCCTAGCCTGCCCAATCTGTTTTGGGCCTAGATTATGTTTCATAAAACATATCCTTATTTCTTACTCTTTTATTTtcactcatttttattttgatatctggTAAAAAAGAACTTTCCGGATATcaaaatttctaaaacaatttgtggatctttttgaatttatttataagtCCCTCCTGTTTTTTTActgtgaaatatatatattttactataTAATCAATCTGTAAATTTTTACTGTGAAATACAAATCCAGTGTACgatacatttttttctttaaaaagataaaaaatatatatatatatatatgcattgatttaaatttattttattgatttatttactgAGGTTAGATTCAGGAATACCACACTTTGTTTTGCTATGTAATATTTACTAACACTATAGTTAGAAGTATCCGTAGCCGAATATTTACTAGCACTAAAGTTAGGAATATTACAGGTATTCTTGTTGGGTCCTGAAATCCATACATGCAgctaaaatgataaatttaaggTAATATTTGGGTATCCTTAAAATTTCATTAGATAGATTTAGAGTTGTATTGGTTGCATATGAGCTATGTGATCAAGTGCTCACGAGTAGAGGCAGAGCTAGGAGGAGGTTAATTAGTGAGGGCCTAGGCCCTGCAAAattcttaacattttataaCTAGACcgaactcatttttttttttaagaaaaatattgtcgttttttattaaagatataaatccctagttaataataatttagattgCCGCATCTCTCTTCGTGAGTGTGTGAAGTGTGAAGGTgagttttctctttaattttttaaagaactaAATTGATTTATCGAAGAATAATTATCTTTATGTTGTCATTCTATACTTCTTATTCATGAATTTGCTATTCATTAAGTGGAGGTATCAGATTGCAATTGTGTTGGCGTTTAGATTCATGGTTATCTCTGTGTCACATTTTCAAAGCTGGTTTATTGGCTTTCCGAGAGATGAATCGTTTGCATATTAGTTAGGTGACAAAGTTCTCACGAGCAGGGGTCGAGCAGGGGGAGTTTAGTTGGGGCCAAAGCCATTGCAAAAgtcttaagattttatagctACACccgtctctttcttttttttaaggaaaatgtTATCGTTTTTCATTAGAGACATAAATCCCTAGTTAAAAAGACAATAGCCACACCAGCAACCTAAAATCCTCCCTTCCTCTATTGTTTTCCCTGACCCTCACCCACCAAAATCCTTCAATTGAGACGGCCTAAAATTCTCCctgcttttttcttctttgcctAGCAACAAAGAATTTCAATTCAagtttggtttatttttcaaattttggcaAGTTATCTTCTCATTTTTACTCCTCTCCATAggcttaaacaaaaaaattacaagtagATTGTAGAAGGAGCTACTTGGTTTAGCTGGTAATATGCTTAGGATTCTCCATAGGTTTACTGTTAATTTTTCTGTCGTTTTCATTTTGTATAACTTTAAACACCGACTGCTCTTGGCCTCTTTCACTTGACAAGGAAAAAGCTTCGCTCCACTAGCCTAGATTTTCAAGATTGGGTTGGTGTTATAGGGTCTTAAGCTTATAGGGTCGTAATTCAGAGTCCACTAGCCTCCATCTTGCAAAGTAAATGATTCCTTAAGCTTGATGTTTAAAGTCTTAAAGCAGTGTCAACCATTTTTGGAACACAAGGGTCACTTCAGAGCCAATAATTTCCGAAGACTTGCGTTTACCTAGCTATGTAGCGTAGCATTGCTAGCTCTTCCCGGAGACTAATTGTGATGTTAAATAGGCAATTCCTTGAGACGAATAACTTCACATCTAGCAAGGCCAGCCATTTTGTAATATAACAAAGTGAGAGCAGCAATGGATTGCATCCCCGTGCTTGTTTTCTGCTTCATTTCATATCTGATTGTAAGAACAGCCACACCTACTAACACCATAAACACAGCTCAGATCATTAGAGATGGAGACACTATAGTTTCAGCTGGCGGGACCTATGAATTAGGATTTTTCAGCCCCGGGAAATCCAAAATCCGATACTTGGGGATATGGTATGGCAAAATATCTGTCCAGACAGCAGTTTGGGTTGCCAACAGAGAAACTCCACTTAACGATTCATCAGGTGTTGTAAGGCTTACAAACCAAGGACTTCTTGTCCTTCTCAATCGTAGTGGAAGCATTATTTGGTCTTCCAACACATCAATACCTGCTAGGAATCCAGTTTCGCAGCTTTTGGATACAGGAAACCTTGTTGTGAAAGAGGAGGGTGATAATAACGTGGAGAACTCCTTGTGGAAGAGTTTTGATTATCCAGGCAACACACTAATACGGAATATCAAAACTGGCATGGACTGGTACGTGACATCATGGAAATCACCTGATGATCCTTCCAGAGGTAATATTACAGGCATCCTTGTTCCTGAAGGATATCCGGAGTTACTACTGTTGGAAGATTCGAAACCGAAGCATCGAGCTGGGCCATGGAATGGCTTGCAGTTCAGTGGCATGCCTCAAGTAAAACCAAATCCCATGTAcatatttgaatttgtttataatGACAAGGAGATATATTACACAGAGCAACTTCATAATAGCTCAAGGCATTGGAGGGTCGTCTTACCTCAGAGTGGTGATATCCAGCACATTCTCTGGATCGAGCAAACTCAAAGTTGGCTTCTTTATGAAACAGCAAATACAGATAATTGTGAAACTTATGCACTCTGTGGCGCAAATGGTATCTGTAGCATTAACAACTCTCCAGTGTGTAAGTGCTTGAAAGGATTTGTACCAAGAGTTCCAATAGAATGGGACAAGAACGATTGGTCAAGTGGTTGCGTTAGAAAGACTGCACTAAATTGTTCCAGAGATGGGTTTCGGAAGCTCTCGGGTGTGAAGATGCCGGAGACAAGAAAATCATGTTTCAACAGGAGTATGGACCTGGAGGAGTGGAAGAACACATGCTTGAAGAACTGCAGCTCTACTGCGTATACAAACCAGGACATCAGGGATGGAGGAAGTGGTCGCTTGCTTTGGTTCAATGATTTGATTGGTATGAGAACTTTCTTTCAAAATGAGCAAGACATTTTTATACGGATGGATGCATCAGAACTAGGTATGAATTTATCCTCAACTAGAAAAGTCACTcttgctctttttttaattaaaatttgaaatattttcagTAAGAAAACCAGTAAGATAAAGCTACTggcaaaaggagttgaagaatATTAAAACCAAGCTATATAGTCTGTGAGCGCATCTAAACCTTTCCTTGCGAGGCTATCATCAGCAACAGAGTTTCCTTCTCTTAAAATATGGCTAAAAGAAACCTGATTAATACCCTTAAGCATCATAGAGTTAGtacttttttttgctttacatctaaatgattttttttccaaatatataTTCTCATTATCTTTCAGATAACTAGAAATCAAATTCATGAGAAGAAAGTTATCTTTATAGATATTCATATAACATGATCCTTGAGAATACCTTGTATATATGCTTGTGTTGATAGCATAACATGTTATTTGGCATGAAAGTACTTGAAATTTTCAGGGAAAACACGCACGCAAACAACTAGATTAGGCATGACTTGGCATGTCACTTGGTGTTGGTCACATGATGGATTGTTTTTCTCCTACccaaaatgatattgttttataatGAGTAGAAAACTTTCCAGCCATAATAACTTACCAAAAAATACAATGGGCATTGGCATTTCCTCTTTTTAACACCAGTTTTTTCTCTAGGTATCTGTAGCATTAACACCTGCTAGGACTCTTgtacatgtatatatacatattctaTGCAATAAGAAAAGTAGATGATTCTATTTAATCCAGAGAATTACTTCTCATTGTTGACATGATACCAGAGCAACTGATCCAaatctaacctttttttttttcaaatcacatgaCCTAAACATGGCTGAAACAAACCCATAGCACCATGCCCAGATTACAACCACAAATTCTAGAACCGACCCTCAAATTAATACTACCCAAAACCCTGACCTACCAGCAGCCATCCCTAACATCAAACTCAATAGCCAAAACTATGAACTATGATCACAAATCATGAAGATATTTATCTTCGGTAGAGACAAACTTGGACTAATCACCGACGAAATCAGACAGCAAGCACTCACAGACTCAACATACAGTAAATGGAGAACAGAAAACATCATTGTTAAAGGTTGGATTATCAATTCTCTAAACccaaatttaattagaaattttatCAGATTTCCTATAGCTAAAGGGGTTTGAGACGTCATTGTCGCAACCTGCTCCGATGGAGGAGATAATGTCTAGGTCTATGACTTAAAAAGGAGAGTCAGTCAAACAACACAAGGAAATGGTTCTCTAGAAGATTACTACACTGGCTTACAAACTCTCTAGGCGAGAGATTGACCACAGATGCCTAAAACCCATGACATGTGAGGAGGAGttacaaaaatacaacaaattaattcaagaaaatcGAATTTATACCTTCTTGGATGGTTTAGGTTATCAATTTGATCAGGCCTGACAAGATATTCTTCAACAGACTCCTCTACCTTTGATTAAGCAAGCCTTTGCTCAAGTATGCTGAGAGAACACTAGACAAACcatgatgatgaagaaggaaGCTAGAGACAGTTTCAGTTTACTAACAAAAAGTAGAGACAAGAACTAGGGTGAGATAAGAAGGGGAGGAATAAGGAACCTAGGACCTGGTGGCAACTactcaaaacattattttggcCCATCATCATCTAATAAACAGACCATTCAGCCCAGATCTGGTCCACATGGGTAGAATTCTAgcagaccatttttttttaaccgaaAGTCTAAGATGATGGGTGCACTCATTGTGGTGAGAATAAGCACACCAAAGATATATGTTTTCAGCTACACGAATACCTGAAGCGGTGGTATGAACTTAAAGGGAAAAAGGACAAACATGACAACACAACATTCGTTACTAATACAGATTCAAACATACTTGTGGCGCTCAAAACTCAACCTCAATCTACCATTCAAGACCTAGGTATTATTGGTTCCACAAACTTGGTATCCCATGGTGAACATGTAAACAATTGGATTATATACTTAGGGGCGACAAATCACATGACGTATGATCTTAATGACTTTAAAATAAAGACAATTCCTTAACGATAGGCTATATCAAACGCCAACGGTGATATATATCCAATAACAGGGTGGGAACAGTTGAATTATCCACCACATTCACTCTCCCTAGTACTCTTTTTGTTCCTTCATTCTCCACTAAACTATTATCATTAGGTCAAGTGACAGAAGATTTAAATTGTTGCATACTAATGTACtcttcattttgtttgtttaatgaTGTTCTCacgaaaaaaaattttgatcgtGGTACTAAGAGAAAGGGTTATATTGTGTGGATGATTTAGACCTTGGTAAAGTTTATTTTGCTCAATCATCACAACGGCAAGGACAAGACATCTGGTTATGGTATTATCAGTTAGGGCATCAATCATTCAGCTATTTACAACATTTATTTCCCACTTTTATTTGGCAATATGCTGCTCTCTAATTTTAAATGCAAGGATTGTATATGAGGTAAGAGTCATCGAACAAATTACCCCATTAGTCATAATAAAAGTAATGCACCATTTGAGATTATTCACTTTGATTTATGGGGTCCTGCACCTATTACGATTACTGCTAGCTTTAGATGGTTTGTCATTTTTATTGGTGACTGCACACGAGTTTCTTGGGTTTATATGTTAAGATATAAGAAGGATGTTCTAccaatttttcataaatttgtcACCATGGTACAAACCTAGTTCTCTATGAGCATTAAAACTCTTCGATCTGATAATGGAGATGAATATATTGGTCAAGAGTTTAGACAATTTTGTGATAACAAAGACACCATACATGAGACTAGATGTCCATATACTCCTCAGTAGAATGGAATTGCAGAACGAAGAAATAGACACATACTAGAGATAGTACGGACAATTATAGGAGCTGCTCATATGCCTCAACGATTCTAGCCTGATGCTATAGGTACATCTGTGTATCTTTTCAATCGCATGTCATTCCGAGTACTTGATTTTCACACATCACTATAGATATTGGAACGATATGTTACACTACCTTCAACATTAAACCTACCTCTAGAACcactatatttaatttttcatgtacattgtaaaattaattatcaaaattaactaccattaataaactaatttttagcAGAACtactatatttaattaatatgaaacTAAAAAtgtttctataaattttaaaagttaaaattgaatAATCTATAAATTATGTACCATATAAAATAAACCACAGTGAAGTAGATGAAAATAAATCCatgtttgaagaaaaataaaataagtcttaatttaagttttgcatttcaaattaataaaaaaattttatttaaatcaataatttatacTTATGAAATctaaaatgttctcaaacattatcttctttttctaaaaaatatttgtatccttatttccATTGTTGATCAATTGCATGTAAATAACTTGTTCATATTTGTTATTTGATTCTTTCAATATGTCTTTtataaactttgtttttttttataaaaaaatcaagagcttATATGTGTCTTTCttaatttaaatagtatttgtataattaaagcTATTAaagctcatatatatatatatatatatatatatatatatatatatacacacacacacacacacacacacaaacacatccATTAACTCTATACTAAAAGTGATGAAAGGTGCTTTACTCTTTATATGACAAACCTCCTCTCAcctctttttttgtgttaaattttatcttcatatttttttaaattaaattcttttacgatctaatttcatgaaataaaattttaaattatactaGAAAAGCATTTAAAGAGAGCGAAACAAAATGTAAAACATCTAgagagatttttaaaatttttattttggttgaaaaatatattttgttaatttttcaattcttgattttgaaaaagaaatttgctctttaaatatataaaataattttaaaataaagaaattgttGGCACGTGCAAAACATATGACAGCATGTGAAAGGTGTCGGTGGCCTTCTAGCAATGTATGTGACGCCTTTTAATGCCTAAAAATATCATTCCATCGTGTTGTTGGAATCGTCATGACTTTTTCCTATAAGGCAGCACGAGATGGCCATGATGGGATGAATTGTGGCTAGTTGGGGctttttttgtttcctcttttcttttaccTTCACTTGAAAATTACGCTGGtaacttaaaattttagagttgtTGTCTTAGTTATCGATATTTCaactttggtttttattcttttaattttttactgaaAAGCTAAAAATCATTAGTGTTTTCTctggttttcttgttttttttttctaatttcaattaattttacttaTCATTTTTTGTCAAGAAATATTGCATTAATTGATTTCACTATTAATTGGACAGtttaaaagctcgtttgatatTGTtgtagttattgttttttaaaggattttttatttaaaaatatattaaaatattttatttttattttttaaaatttatttttaatatcagcatattaaaaaaatctaaaaatatttaaaatgttaatttttttaaaatatttttaaaacataaaaaaacaggcTGAAAATATTCTTTCTGCCTACTAGTCTTTTTCGTGGTTCAGGAGTTTCGAAATAGTCTAATAACTTTTTCAAATAGTGAGTTTTTTTGGTAGtatggttgcgggtgcttttcaaataattttttgtaccaaaatacatgtcaatgattttttatattttttaaaaattatttttaacatcagcacaatccaaaacgtacaaatcatattaaattttaacaagaaaaaaaaaatcaccatcgCTGCCCCAACGCAGAGTACACGGCACGAATAGAAAAATGTCAAAATCCTATCTTTTTCGTGGTTCAGGAGTTTTGAAATAGTCTAATATGCTTCAATGTCTTCCCAAGCCGCTCGCTGCCCCAACGAAGAGGGCAAGGCATGAAAATCCTATTTTTGTTTGCCCTGTGTTTCGGaagtatttctaaaaaaaaaattgaaatttttgtttgttttaaatttaatatatttttaattttcttagattattttgatgtgattaggttaaaaaataattttaaaaaaataaaaaaatattattttaatatattttaaaataaaaaatattaaaaaaaaaccaacatcaaACCTTTAAATATCGAAGTTTTGAAATAATCTAATAAGCTTCACTATCTTCCAAGGCAGCTCGCTGCCCCAACGCAGAGGACACGGCATGAATAGAAAAATGTCAGAAGCAAGAAAAATCCTACAAAGAGTTTAAGAAAATATGATTGCAACCCAGTACTCGTTAGCGTCAGAGTAAATGATTGACTCATTTACTTAGTGGAAGTCTTATGTCTTGATGCAGCGTCATACGGTTCTTGGTGCTCAAGGGACACGGCACATCAACAATACATGACATCACCGGAGCTTCCCTTAGCTCTCTGAGTGTTGACTATCTGTCAATTATGCATGctaatttcacaaaaaaaaaaaaaaaaaacattccgaCGACGAGCGTTTACCTCAGTAGTGGAACATTGCTGTCCCGGTAGACTGATTGTGGTGTTAAATAGGCAATTTCTTAAGACGAATATTTGCACATCTTGCAAGGCCAGCCATTTTGTAATATAACGAGTGAGCTGCTTAAAGAAACACGAGAGCACCAATGGAATGCATCCCCATGCTTGCTTTCTGCTTCATTTCATTTCTGATTGTAAGAGTAGCCACCCCTACTGACACCATGCACACAACTCAGCCAATTAGAGATGGAGATAGCATAGTTTCAGCTGGTGGGACCTATAAATTAGGATTTTTCAGCCCGGGGAAATCCAGAAACCGATACTTGGGGATATGGTATGGTAAAATATCGGCCCTGACGCCAGTTTGGGTTGCCAACAGAGAAACTCCACTTAACGATTCATCAGGAGTTGTAAGGCTTACCAACCAGGGACTTCTTGTCCTTCTCAATCGTAGTGGAAGCATCATTTGGTCTTCCAACACATCAGCACCTGCTGGGAATCCAGTTGCAAAGCTTTTGGATTCAGGAAACCTAGTTGTGAAAGAGGAGGGTGATAATAACCCGGAAAATTCCTTGTGGCAGAGTTTTGAACATCCAGGTAATACACTATTACCGGGCTCGAAGCTAGGACGGAATAGAATAACTGGCATGGACTGGCACTTGACATCATGGAGGTCACCAGATGATCCTTCCAGCGGTAATATTTCGATAATCCTTATTCCTTGTGGATACCCTGAGTATGCATGGTTGGAAGATTCAAATGTGAAGTATCGAACTGGACCATGGAATGGTCTGGGGTTCAGTGGCTTGCCTCGGTTAAAACCAAATCCAATATAcacatttgaatttgtttttaatgataagGAGATATTTTTCAGAGAAACTCTTATCAATAACTCAACGCTTTGGAGAGCCGTCGCAAGTCAGAATGGTGATTTCTGTAGGAATTAAAACGAAAAAGTCAACAAAAGTCAACAAAAGTCAACTCAGATCAACCCAAAACCATGCACTGTTCAGATTCAAATCTGGAATTTCcagaaaaatgaagaacacgGGAAGAACACTAAAAACTGAGATTTTGCATAAAAATGGGCAGAATCAAGTTGGTTACTGCCATCCCTCTTctttatttatagataaaagAAATTACAAGAGTTTTAGTTGAAACCAACTTCTTCTTGTACATGATaagctaaaattcaaaacttaactTAATCCTAATCAGCTAATTGATCAACATGATCTGTTAACTAAGAATAAACTGAACTCAATCCTAAACTTGGTCAACATGACctttatttaaagataagatAAACTCAACCTAATGCTAAGCTAATTCAATACTCAGCTAACACTAAAAACTTAAGACACAATCTTCTAATCTTCAATCTTCACAGCCTTGGACTTCATTGTCTGCAGCAGTCTTGATTCCATAAAATTCAACACTCCTCCTTGGATTCAAGACTGCACATCCCAAGCTTTTCCCTTCCTTGGACTTCATTGTCTGCAGCAGTCTTGATTCCATAAAATTCAACACTCCTCCTTGGATTCAAGACTGCACATCCCAAGCTTTTCCCTTAGCTCTTCGAATCTTCCTTTAGCTAATGGTTTAGTAAACAAGTCAGCTAATTGATCATTTGTATTGCAATATTTCATCTCCAATTCACCTTCCAGCTGAAACTGTCTTAGAGCatgaaatttgatcttcatgtgTTTCGTTTTGTCATGAAACACAGCATTCTTTGAAATTGC
This window contains:
- the LOC133697324 gene encoding G-type lectin S-receptor-like serine/threonine-protein kinase At4g27290, with protein sequence MDCIPVLVFCFISYLIVRTATPTNTINTAQIIRDGDTIVSAGGTYELGFFSPGKSKIRYLGIWYGKISVQTAVWVANRETPLNDSSGVVRLTNQGLLVLLNRSGSIIWSSNTSIPARNPVSQLLDTGNLVVKEEGDNNVENSLWKSFDYPGNTLIRNIKTGMDWYVTSWKSPDDPSRGNITGILVPEGYPELLLLEDSKPKHRAGPWNGLQFSGMPQVKPNPMYIFEFVYNDKEIYYTEQLHNSSRHWRVVLPQSGDIQHILWIEQTQSWLLYETANTDNCETYALCGANGICSINNSPVCKCLKGFVPRVPIEWDKNDWSSGCVRKTALNCSRDGFRKLSGVKMPETRKSCFNRSMDLEEWKNTCLKNCSSTAYTNQDIRDGGSGRLLWFNDLIGMRTFFQNEQDIFIRMDASELASYGSWCSRDTAHQQYMTSPELPLAL
- the LOC133696825 gene encoding G-type lectin S-receptor-like serine/threonine-protein kinase At4g27290 codes for the protein MECIPMLAFCFISFLIVRVATPTDTMHTTQPIRDGDSIVSAGGTYKLGFFSPGKSRNRYLGIWYGKISALTPVWVANRETPLNDSSGVVRLTNQGLLVLLNRSGSIIWSSNTSAPAGNPVAKLLDSGNLVVKEEGDNNPENSLWQSFEHPGNTLLPGSKLGRNRITGMDWHLTSWRSPDDPSSGNISIILIPCGYPEYAWLEDSNVKYRTGPWNGLGFSGLPRLKPNPIYTFEFVFNDKEIFFRETLINNSTLWRAVASQNGDFCRN